The Fusobacterium sp. SYSU M8D902 nucleotide sequence ATGGTAGTTTTTCTGTTGTCTTTATCTTTCTATTTTGGCTAAAAATAATGTGGTTTTTTATAATTCTCGGTTCACATCTCTGTTACTTTTTACAAAATCGAGAGCTACACCTCTATAACAAGAGTATTGATAACATTAGCTTTAAATATAAAGAGTACAGTGCAATTATAATAGTCAGTGAGTTGATAAAAAGATATCTCAATAATCTTTCTCCCCTTACTACCACTGAGATAGTTGAAACTTATAATATACCTTATGAGGTAGTAACTCATATTTTAAACATCTTTATCTCATATGGATTAGTTGGAATGATTGGAGAGAAGGAGGAAAAAAATTACGTAATTATCAAGAATATTGATTATATCTCATTTGAGACCATATTTAAACATCTTGAAGATTATGGTGAAAGTATAAATATCAGTAATCTTGAAGAGATACAACCACTCTTGGAGTGCGTTCAGAAAAAAGATTTTCAACTTATCTTTAGAGAGTATCTTGAAAGAAATAGATAATTAAGAAATAAAAAAAGTTACTAAATTAGTCTTGCATAGACATTAACTAATAAGAGTAACTTTTTTATTTCTATTGAGTTAGTTTTATCTTTCTATCTCACCATCCCAAGTAATAATTCCTCCAAACTCATATATATTTTTATATCCTAATATAGCTAATTTACTTGCTGCCTGTTTACTTCTATGCCCACTACGACAATAGACAAATATCATCTTCTCTTTATCTGGCAACATCTTTATATCTTCATGTCCTATATCTTCATTAGGTAGGTTCAACGCACCTTTTATACGTCCATTCTCAAACTCCCAATCACTTCTAACATCCAATATGATATAGTCACTATTTATCTCCATTAACTCTTTAGCCTTCTCTTGGGTAATAATTTGATAAGATAACTCTTTTCCATCGACATTAAACGATAAATTAAACATAATTTATAACACTCCTATACTTAAAAATATCCTTCTATATAAAGTATACTAATTTACTCTACTATTATAGCATCTCTATTATTTTTCTTCAAGTAGGAGTTTTTAAATTTTTTAAAAAATTTCAACCTCAGCTCTTCTACTATATTCCAATTCCAATTCTTCTTTATGGTAGATAAAGTTCTCATCATCAAAGTATTTAGCTTTCTGAGGACATCTCTTTACACAGGCACAACACTTCATACAGATTCCACTAACTACATCTACAGAATCTTTTTCAATTGATGAGAGTGGACATATCTCTACACAATATCCACAATTTGTGCAGAGTGCCATATCTGTCTTAGGCTTTACTTTTCTTATATCTATTGGATTTCCTTTGGAATCTCGAGGTTGATAGTACCATCTATATGGTTTTTCACCCTTTACAACTATCTTTTCACTCAAATATCTCTTCTCTTTTACTCTACCAATTATCCTCTCTCCCAGTGTCTCCAAAATCTCAAAATCAGAACTATCCGGTCTTCCAGCACCTAATTTTGTTGAGAAAGAGTGCTCTCCTACAAAAGCTCCTGCTCCCACTACTACAAAACTATCTTCCTCTAAAATATCCCTTAACTCTATCAAAGCATCATCATAATCTCTATTTCCAAACATAACAATAGGAATTGCTAAGGCACCATTTCCCTCTAGAGATCTTAAAAATTCCAAAAGAAGATTGGGT carries:
- a CDS encoding rhodanese-like domain-containing protein: MFNLSFNVDGKELSYQIITQEKAKELMEINSDYIILDVRSDWEFENGRIKGALNLPNEDIGHEDIKMLPDKEKMIFVYCRSGHRSKQAASKLAILGYKNIYEFGGIITWDGEIER
- a CDS encoding EFR1 family ferrodoxin (N-terminal region resembles flavodoxins. C-terminal ferrodoxin region binds two 4Fe-4S clusters.) → MKKVWSVYFSGTGTTERVVRALATMLEKRLELERGEINFTFKKNRENKYSFSKEDIVVVGTPVIAGRVPNLLLEFLRSLEGNGALAIPIVMFGNRDYDDALIELRDILEEDSFVVVGAGAFVGEHSFSTKLGAGRPDSSDFEILETLGERIIGRVKEKRYLSEKIVVKGEKPYRWYYQPRDSKGNPIDIRKVKPKTDMALCTNCGYCVEICPLSSIEKDSVDVVSGICMKCCACVKRCPQKAKYFDDENFIYHKEELELEYSRRAEVEIF